The window caccagcgagttcatagtgGGGAGACACCATTCACCTgcccagagtgtgggaagggattcactcgatcatcAGGGCTGCaacaacaccagcgagttcacactggggagaggccattcacctgctccaagtgtggaaagGAATTTACTGATTCTTCCACTCTGTTgaaacaccagcaggttcacacggacgagagaccttttaaatgtgtagACTGTGAGAGGTGCTATAAAAGTTCCGTCAACCTAATGCGTCATCAGCGagctcacactgatgagagaccgttcaggtgctcagACTGTGGAACTGGGTTCAGGCAGTCATCTGAACTCATtgtacaccagcgaattcacactggggagaggccgttcacctgccccgaatgtggtaagggattcactcgatcatcAGGACTGCtacaacaccagcgagttcacaccggggagaggccattcacctgctccaaacgTGGAAAGGGATTCAGCGATTCATCCACCGTGCTgaaacaccagcaggttcacactgaAGCGCGACCATTTGAATGCACTGACTGtgagaagtgctataaaagtcctGTGGACCTGATGCGCCAtcagcttgttcacactgat is drawn from Scyliorhinus canicula unplaced genomic scaffold, sScyCan1.1, whole genome shotgun sequence and contains these coding sequences:
- the LOC119960068 gene encoding zinc finger protein 135-like codes for the protein MQENSNTGSAEKCGDCEQGFRSLSELEAHQPSHTGERLFTCPECGKGFTWSFNLLRHQRVHSGETPFTCPECGKGFTRSSGLQQHQRVHTGERPFTCSKCGKEFTDSSTLLKHQQVHTDERPFKCVDCERCYKSSVNLMRHQRAHTDERPFRCSDCGTGFRQSSELIVHQRIHTGERPFTCPECGKGFTRSSGLLQHQRVHTGERPFTCSKRGKGFSDSSTVLKHQQVHTEARPFECTDCEKCYKSPVDLMRHQLVHTDERPFRCSHCGTGFRQSSQLTVHQRIYTRERPFICAQCGKGFTQSSTLQRHQRIHTGERPFPCFVCGKRFTRMSILTSHQRVCK